In a genomic window of Bacilli bacterium:
- the rpsB gene encoding 30S ribosomal protein S2: MAVISMKQLLEAGVHFGHQTRRWNPKMEKYIFTERNGIYIIDLQKTVKKVEEAYNFVKSVAERGGSILFVGTKKQAQDSVAEEAARCGMFYVNQRWLGGTLTNFQTIQKRIERLHELERMEEDGTFAVLPKKEVILLNKEKARLEKFLGGIKGMKGLPDAIFVIDPRKERIAVAEAKKLGIPLVGIVDTNCDPDEIDYIIPGNDDAIRAVRLLTGKMADAVIEAHQGEQTTA, encoded by the coding sequence ATGGCGGTTATCTCCATGAAACAGCTTTTGGAAGCGGGGGTTCATTTCGGTCACCAGACGCGCCGGTGGAACCCGAAAATGGAAAAATACATCTTCACGGAAAGAAACGGAATTTACATTATTGACCTGCAAAAAACGGTCAAAAAGGTTGAAGAAGCCTATAATTTCGTCAAATCGGTAGCGGAACGGGGCGGATCCATCCTGTTTGTCGGCACCAAAAAACAGGCGCAAGACTCGGTTGCCGAAGAAGCGGCGCGTTGCGGAATGTTTTATGTGAACCAGAGATGGTTGGGCGGCACGCTGACAAACTTCCAGACGATTCAAAAGCGGATTGAACGCTTGCATGAGTTGGAGCGTATGGAAGAGGACGGGACGTTCGCCGTATTGCCGAAAAAAGAAGTCATTTTGCTGAATAAGGAAAAAGCGCGTCTGGAGAAATTTTTGGGCGGCATCAAAGGGATGAAGGGCTTGCCTGACGCGATCTTTGTCATTGACCCGCGCAAAGAACGGATTGCCGTAGCGGAAGCGAAAAAGCTGGGAATACCGCTGGTTGGGATTGTCGATACCAACTGCGATCCGGATGAAATCGACTATATTATTCCCGGAAACGACGATGCGATTCGCGCAGTCAGACTGTTGACCGGTAAAATGGCGGATGCCGTTATTGAGGCGCATCAAGGGGAGCAAACCACAGCTTAA
- a CDS encoding FapA family protein — MANDQMQVPIEHFINVVLSDDKINAYLHFNNPPENFQCTLAQLDDLLRKNRVTYGIQYDVLADMVKDPKKYIYTQVCVAIGDAPRNGKDGYVRYLFNNDGITRKPLVLEDGTVDYKEVASLNNVRKGQLIAEKAPPEEGTHGKAVTGELIYAKAGKEARFKLGKNVVTDAEQKGIYAAIDGLVTMTDRDKINVFPVYEVNGDVDYNIGNIDFVGNVVVRGNVLNGFKIKADGDIRVIGGVEGAELFAGGNIEITAGVLGRGKGYIKAGKNVKISFVQEGNIEAKEDVIVTQSIMHSLVRAGRNVICKGNKGLIVGGTIQAGEKVTARTIGNNMSTVTSIEVGVLPELRNELADLRGTVKELAENLDKTNKALALLDQLALAGQLSEDKKALRTRLSNTKRQQLDELQNCKDRMLEIEKSLEDTSKAIVEVGSTIYGGARVTIGRYTRYVKDATMRVTFKMVDGEIVMQS; from the coding sequence ATGGCCAACGATCAAATGCAGGTTCCAATCGAGCATTTTATTAACGTTGTGTTATCGGATGACAAAATCAATGCGTATTTGCATTTTAACAACCCGCCGGAAAACTTCCAATGCACCTTGGCGCAATTGGACGATTTGCTGCGCAAAAATCGTGTTACGTACGGCATTCAATACGATGTGTTGGCGGACATGGTGAAAGATCCGAAAAAATACATATATACACAAGTATGCGTCGCGATTGGAGATGCTCCGAGAAACGGCAAAGACGGTTATGTCCGATATTTGTTCAACAATGACGGAATCACGCGCAAGCCGCTGGTATTGGAAGACGGGACCGTTGATTATAAAGAAGTCGCGTCGCTCAACAATGTGCGCAAAGGGCAATTAATTGCGGAAAAAGCGCCGCCGGAAGAAGGCACGCACGGCAAAGCGGTGACCGGCGAGCTGATCTATGCGAAAGCCGGCAAAGAAGCGCGTTTCAAATTAGGCAAAAATGTCGTCACCGATGCGGAACAAAAGGGAATCTATGCGGCAATCGACGGGCTTGTCACGATGACTGACCGGGACAAGATCAACGTCTTTCCGGTCTACGAAGTGAACGGCGACGTCGACTACAACATCGGAAATATCGACTTCGTCGGCAATGTTGTCGTTCGCGGCAATGTGCTGAACGGGTTTAAAATAAAAGCCGATGGCGATATTCGCGTAATCGGCGGCGTTGAAGGCGCGGAATTGTTTGCCGGCGGCAACATTGAAATTACCGCAGGCGTTTTGGGACGCGGCAAAGGATACATCAAAGCGGGAAAAAATGTGAAAATATCATTTGTGCAGGAAGGAAATATCGAAGCCAAAGAAGATGTCATCGTAACGCAAAGCATTATGCATTCGTTGGTCCGGGCCGGCCGGAACGTGATTTGCAAAGGCAATAAAGGATTGATCGTCGGCGGCACGATTCAGGCGGGGGAAAAGGTGACGGCGAGGACGATCGGCAACAACATGTCCACAGTCACTTCCATCGAGGTTGGCGTACTCCCGGAATTGCGCAATGAATTGGCTGATCTGCGCGGCACGGTCAAGGAACTGGCGGAAAATTTGGATAAAACCAACAAGGCGTTGGCGTTGCTTGACCAATTGGCTTTGGCCGGGCAGCTCTCCGAGGATAAAAAGGCGCTGCGCACCAGGCTAAGCAATACGAAACGCCAGCAGCTTGACGAATTGCAGAATTGCAAAGACAGAATGCTGGAAATTGAAAAATCGCTGGAGGATACTTCAAAAGCGATCGTCGAAGTCGGTTCGACCATTTATGGCGGGGCGAGAGTGACCATCGGCAGATATACCCGGTATGTCAAGGATGCGACCATGCGGGTTACGTTCAAAATGGTCGATGGAGAAATCGTCATGCAATCGTAG
- a CDS encoding FliA/WhiG family RNA polymerase sigma factor produces MERKKAELPHFALWEKYKTEGDREAGKKLVECYLHLVELVTNRLSIGLPKNVSKEDLTSYGVIGLIDAINKFDHNRGLQFETYASWRIRGAIIDSLRKGDWVPRSVREKAKKIEEAYQKLEQTYLRSVTDEEVCAYLNISASEFNQILQEISITTICSLEDPLKEDDSETRLSVLIDESAKDPEIKVKETYLKECLAKAIDHLTEKERTVVSLFYYEELSLSEIAKVMRLSPSRISQLHSKAIVRLRGALALNKRQLMQDY; encoded by the coding sequence CTGGAGCGTAAAAAAGCGGAACTTCCACACTTCGCGCTTTGGGAAAAATATAAAACGGAAGGCGACCGGGAAGCGGGCAAAAAGTTGGTGGAATGTTACCTCCATCTGGTCGAATTGGTGACGAACCGCTTATCCATCGGATTGCCGAAAAATGTTTCCAAAGAAGATTTGACCAGCTATGGCGTCATTGGTTTGATTGATGCCATTAACAAATTTGATCATAACCGCGGCCTGCAGTTTGAAACCTATGCTTCGTGGCGTATTCGCGGCGCCATTATCGATTCCTTGCGCAAAGGGGACTGGGTCCCGCGTTCCGTTCGGGAAAAAGCCAAAAAAATCGAAGAAGCCTATCAAAAATTGGAACAAACCTATCTGCGTTCTGTTACCGACGAGGAAGTGTGCGCATATCTGAACATTTCTGCGAGCGAATTCAACCAAATCCTGCAGGAAATCTCCATTACGACCATTTGCTCGTTGGAAGATCCGCTTAAAGAAGACGACAGCGAAACAAGGCTGTCCGTCCTGATTGATGAATCGGCGAAAGATCCGGAAATCAAAGTAAAGGAAACGTACCTGAAGGAATGTTTGGCGAAGGCAATCGATCATCTGACGGAAAAGGAACGTACCGTCGTTTCCCTTTTTTACTATGAGGAATTGTCGCTTTCCGAAATCGCGAAAGTGATGCGTCTGTCGCCGTCGCGCATATCGCAGCTTCATTCCAAAGCAATCGTGCGTTTGCGGGGAGCGTTGGCGTTAAACAAGCGGCAACTGATGCAAGACTACTAA
- a CDS encoding chemotaxis protein CheD, translated as MMEAHLVKVGMADLKVTNDAFGVLKTMGLGSCVGIAIYDRQKKIAGLAHVMLPHSGIMRHQVMNVAKYADTAIPEMIGQMVALGASVARMEAKIAGGAQMFQFITQSESMKIGSRNIEMCKEMLLRFRINVVAEDTGGNYGRTVEFANATGIMTIRTALNGVKEL; from the coding sequence ATGATGGAAGCGCATTTGGTTAAAGTTGGCATGGCCGATCTTAAGGTTACAAATGACGCGTTTGGCGTTTTGAAAACGATGGGTCTCGGTTCTTGCGTGGGGATAGCCATCTATGACCGGCAAAAGAAAATCGCCGGATTGGCCCATGTGATGCTTCCCCATTCCGGCATTATGCGCCATCAGGTGATGAATGTCGCCAAATACGCGGATACAGCCATCCCGGAAATGATCGGCCAAATGGTCGCGCTGGGCGCATCCGTCGCCCGGATGGAAGCGAAAATCGCCGGTGGCGCACAAATGTTTCAATTTATCACGCAAAGCGAATCCATGAAAATCGGTTCGCGGAACATCGAAATGTGCAAAGAAATGCTGTTGCGTTTCCGAATCAATGTCGTAGCGGAAGATACCGGGGGAAATTACGGGCGGACGGTGGAATTCGCCAATGCCACCGGCATCATGACGATACGGACCGCACTAAACGGAGTGAAGGAATTATAA
- a CDS encoding chemotaxis protein CheC, with amino-acid sequence MKPLHHFGDFQLDVLREVGNIGAGNAATALAKLLNKPVDMRVPNVKILPFAEIANSIGGAEMVVIAIFMRVEGDAPGNMFFILREQSAKRLLRNFVGIGSDGSDGFSEMELSALSEIANILVGSYLSSLGDFTKLYLSPTVPALAIDMAGAILNFGLIQFGEMGDHALLIDTQFFEDKDEVEGHFFFIPDPEAFRRLFTALGVPFE; translated from the coding sequence GTGAAACCATTGCACCATTTTGGGGATTTCCAACTGGATGTGTTAAGGGAAGTCGGCAATATCGGCGCCGGGAACGCTGCGACCGCATTGGCGAAACTATTGAACAAGCCGGTGGATATGCGGGTTCCGAATGTAAAAATATTGCCGTTTGCCGAAATCGCCAATTCCATCGGCGGCGCAGAGATGGTCGTAATCGCCATTTTCATGCGGGTAGAGGGCGATGCGCCGGGGAATATGTTTTTCATTTTGCGCGAACAATCGGCCAAGCGATTGCTGCGCAATTTTGTCGGCATCGGCAGTGACGGTTCCGACGGTTTTTCGGAGATGGAACTGTCCGCGCTATCCGAAATCGCCAATATTCTCGTCGGTTCGTATTTATCATCGTTGGGCGACTTCACCAAACTCTATTTGTCGCCGACGGTTCCGGCGTTGGCGATTGATATGGCGGGCGCCATTTTGAATTTCGGGCTGATCCAGTTCGGAGAAATGGGAGACCATGCGCTGTTGATAGACACGCAATTTTTTGAAGATAAAGATGAAGTCGAAGGGCATTTCTTCTTTATACCGGATCCGGAAGCTTTTCGCAGATTGTTTACCGCATTGGGAGTGCCTTTCGAATGA
- a CDS encoding chemotaxis protein CheW, whose amino-acid sequence MAEELKVIVFKLGEEEYGVEVENVRTIERMMPLTRVPKTPKFVKGVINLRGVVVPVIDLRERFGLAPSEPTNNTRLIIVAVGNIEVGLIVDSANDVVDLDADKIADPPEVVGGIKAKYLRGVARIGDERLLVMLNLQEVLNKNEIIQLEAIEE is encoded by the coding sequence ATGGCTGAAGAATTGAAAGTGATTGTGTTTAAGCTTGGTGAAGAAGAATACGGCGTTGAAGTGGAAAATGTCCGCACGATCGAACGGATGATGCCGTTAACGCGTGTGCCGAAAACGCCGAAGTTCGTCAAAGGTGTCATCAATTTGCGCGGCGTAGTTGTTCCGGTAATCGATCTGCGCGAACGGTTCGGCCTTGCGCCCAGCGAGCCGACCAACAATACCCGGCTGATCATCGTTGCGGTCGGGAATATCGAAGTCGGCCTGATAGTCGATTCTGCCAATGACGTAGTGGATTTGGACGCGGATAAAATTGCCGATCCGCCCGAAGTGGTGGGCGGCATCAAAGCCAAATATTTGCGCGGCGTCGCCAGAATCGGGGATGAACGGCTGTTGGTGATGCTCAATCTGCAAGAAGTGCTGAACAAAAATGAGATTATTCAATTAGAAGCGATTGAGGAGTAG
- a CDS encoding chemotaxis protein CheA has translation MGQDQYLSMFIDEAKDHLQALNENMLELEKRPDDLDIVQGIFRSAHTLKGMSATMGFEDLASLTHEMENVLDQVRNQKCKMNGFIFDTLFKSLDALEAMVQDIVAGGTGKADVQEIVSSLQAIFRGDTPVSAAEPGKEANSDMSLDQYQYSVLQQSLDTGHKVFFIRVAVRDDCVLKAARAYMVFNVLETNGEIVKSFPTVEDIEQEKFEKIFSVYYISKLSEEALQRMIMHISEIESCEVASLDHEKLKQLASVKAEQAAGQSASGNDGHRGVADSHPNQARQNVHVNRTIRVDIERLDTLMNLFSELLIDRVRMESLAAEIRRNDLTETVEHMARISTDLQNIVLKLRMVPVDTVFNRFPRMIRDLAKSLDKKVELVITGADTELDRTVIDEIGDPLVHLLRNALDHGIEAPADRMKAGKPETGTIYLRAFHSGNHVFIEIEEDGRGINRDKVLKTALKKGIVTQEDAKKMSDDDVYQLLFASGFSTAEKISDISGRGVGLDVVKNKITSLGGSVTVESQAGKGTKFSVQLPLTLSIISAMLVKAGAETFAIPLTSIVETNIVQTEQIKIVQGRRMVDFRDSIIPLVQLAELFECPGAANEEKSEWEAIVIRKGEKYVTLLVDTLVGQQEIVLKTLGNYLKKVFAVSGATILGDGRVALIIDPNAIIK, from the coding sequence TTGGGACAAGACCAATATTTATCGATGTTTATCGATGAGGCGAAAGATCATTTGCAAGCGTTAAACGAAAACATGCTTGAGCTCGAAAAGAGACCCGATGATCTGGATATCGTACAGGGCATTTTTCGCTCAGCCCATACTTTGAAAGGCATGTCCGCAACTATGGGCTTTGAGGATCTGGCCTCGTTAACGCACGAGATGGAAAATGTGCTGGACCAGGTGCGCAACCAGAAATGCAAAATGAACGGTTTTATTTTTGATACGCTTTTCAAAAGTCTGGATGCGCTGGAAGCCATGGTGCAGGATATTGTTGCCGGAGGAACCGGCAAGGCGGATGTGCAGGAAATCGTATCATCGCTGCAAGCTATATTCCGCGGGGATACGCCCGTTTCGGCAGCCGAGCCCGGCAAAGAGGCAAACTCCGACATGTCCCTTGACCAATATCAGTATTCCGTATTGCAGCAATCGCTCGATACGGGGCATAAGGTGTTTTTCATCCGAGTGGCTGTGCGGGACGACTGCGTTTTGAAAGCGGCGCGCGCATACATGGTCTTTAATGTGCTCGAGACAAACGGCGAAATTGTCAAATCGTTTCCAACCGTAGAAGATATCGAGCAGGAAAAATTTGAAAAGATTTTCTCCGTTTATTACATATCGAAGTTGTCCGAAGAAGCCCTGCAGCGAATGATTATGCATATTTCCGAAATCGAGTCGTGCGAAGTCGCATCGCTCGATCACGAGAAATTGAAACAACTCGCCAGCGTGAAGGCTGAGCAGGCTGCCGGGCAATCCGCTTCCGGCAATGACGGCCATCGGGGCGTCGCGGATTCCCACCCGAATCAGGCGAGACAAAATGTGCACGTCAACCGGACGATTCGTGTCGATATCGAGCGGCTGGACACATTAATGAATTTGTTTAGCGAGCTGTTGATCGACAGGGTGCGGATGGAGTCGTTGGCGGCGGAAATCCGGCGCAACGATTTGACGGAAACCGTGGAGCATATGGCCAGAATCAGCACCGATCTGCAAAATATCGTCCTGAAACTGCGCATGGTTCCGGTGGATACGGTATTCAACCGGTTCCCCCGGATGATTCGCGATTTGGCCAAATCGCTGGATAAAAAAGTGGAGTTGGTCATTACCGGCGCAGATACGGAATTGGACAGAACCGTTATCGATGAGATCGGCGACCCGTTGGTCCATCTGTTGCGCAACGCGCTGGACCACGGCATTGAGGCGCCGGCGGACAGAATGAAAGCGGGAAAACCGGAAACCGGAACGATATATTTGCGCGCATTCCATAGCGGAAATCACGTATTTATCGAAATCGAAGAAGACGGCAGAGGCATCAACCGCGACAAAGTGTTGAAAACGGCGCTGAAAAAAGGGATTGTAACCCAGGAAGACGCCAAAAAAATGTCGGACGACGACGTTTATCAGTTGCTGTTCGCATCGGGTTTCAGCACCGCGGAAAAAATCTCCGACATTTCCGGCAGAGGCGTAGGCCTTGACGTCGTGAAAAACAAAATCACTTCCTTGGGAGGCAGCGTTACGGTTGAATCGCAAGCCGGCAAGGGCACCAAATTTTCCGTGCAATTGCCGCTTACGTTGTCGATTATTTCCGCCATGCTGGTTAAGGCGGGCGCCGAAACGTTTGCGATCCCGCTTACTTCCATTGTGGAAACCAACATCGTCCAAACCGAACAAATCAAAATCGTGCAAGGCAGACGCATGGTCGATTTTCGCGACAGCATCATACCGCTTGTGCAGTTGGCGGAGTTGTTCGAATGCCCCGGCGCGGCGAACGAAGAAAAATCGGAGTGGGAAGCGATCGTCATTCGCAAAGGCGAAAAATACGTCACATTGCTGGTCGATACGTTGGTCGGCCAGCAGGAGATCGTGCTGAAGACGCTGGGCAATTATTTAAAGAAAGTGTTTGCCGTTTCGGGCGCAACGATTTTGGGTGACGGCCGTGTCGCTTTAATTATTGATCCGAACGCAATTATCAAGTAG
- a CDS encoding chemotaxis response regulator protein-glutamate methylesterase — MHKRYSVMVVDDSAFMRKMISDLINEDPQFTVICTAFNGKDALEKLRLHRPDCITMDIEMPEMDGLQTLKHIMQNDPIPVLMLSGKTGPGAKATILALEAGAIDFVLKPSGAISLDIHHIRKTLIDKLHVCVRTKLKWQPPITNSPLAVLNAEAAPKQNKKMFSQLVAIGTSTGGPKALQNVVARLPKDFPAPILIVQHMPPNFTRSLAQRLDQLAQIRVKEAVHGEELKAGVAYIAPGGMHMRLTKSGAKTYTIALGDDDPVNGHRPSVDELFTSLVPYTDLIRHAILMTGMGSDGAKGMKALRDSGAVTTIAEAEQTAIVYGMPRAAIELQCVTDIVPLEFIAATLVKKVSKMERHDGDL; from the coding sequence TTGCACAAACGCTATTCGGTAATGGTCGTGGATGATTCGGCTTTTATGCGCAAAATGATTTCCGATTTGATCAACGAAGACCCGCAATTCACTGTTATTTGCACAGCTTTTAACGGTAAGGACGCTCTCGAAAAACTGCGCTTGCACCGTCCCGATTGCATCACGATGGATATAGAAATGCCGGAAATGGACGGGCTGCAAACGTTAAAACATATCATGCAAAACGACCCGATTCCCGTATTGATGCTGAGCGGCAAGACAGGACCGGGCGCCAAAGCAACCATTCTGGCTTTGGAAGCGGGGGCAATCGATTTTGTGTTAAAACCGTCCGGCGCCATTTCACTGGATATTCATCATATTCGCAAAACGCTAATCGACAAGTTGCATGTCTGCGTGCGCACAAAATTGAAATGGCAGCCGCCAATTACGAACAGCCCCCTTGCCGTATTGAATGCGGAAGCGGCGCCGAAACAAAACAAAAAAATGTTCAGCCAACTTGTTGCGATCGGCACATCGACCGGCGGACCGAAAGCGCTGCAAAACGTTGTTGCCCGCTTGCCGAAAGACTTTCCCGCGCCGATTCTGATTGTGCAGCATATGCCGCCCAACTTCACGCGTTCGTTGGCGCAAAGGCTGGACCAGTTGGCGCAAATTCGCGTAAAGGAAGCCGTTCACGGAGAAGAATTGAAAGCGGGCGTCGCCTATATCGCACCCGGCGGCATGCATATGCGACTTACGAAAAGCGGCGCGAAAACCTATACGATCGCGCTTGGCGACGACGACCCGGTGAACGGGCACCGCCCTTCCGTGGATGAACTGTTTACATCGCTTGTGCCTTATACCGATTTAATTCGCCATGCAATACTGATGACAGGAATGGGGAGTGATGGAGCCAAAGGGATGAAAGCGTTACGTGATTCCGGAGCTGTAACGACGATTGCCGAAGCGGAACAAACGGCAATTGTTTACGGGATGCCCCGGGCGGCAATCGAGTTGCAGTGCGTAACGGATATTGTGCCGTTAGAGTTCATAGCGGCAACGCTTGTTAAAAAAGTCAGCAAGATGGAAAGGCATGACGGCGACTTATAG
- a CDS encoding MinD/ParA family protein — MTDQAQQLRNLVKVKSDTGVKNTRIITVTSGKGGVGKSNFTLNFALALQSLGFRTLIFDADIGFANIDVLMGIMPKYNLAHLLKKEKTIWEIIYKGVNDVQFISGGSGFNDLFRLSEDELENFTRQLNELSGYIDFILFDTGAGLSRETLKFILAAQETIVVTTPEPTAITDAYAIIKMVHGLKYRVPFQLIVNRVADEKEGKRTAEKISMVAKQFLDIDIPALGYITDDHHVSSAVKKQVPFYVAYPGCEASRKMTELASVFIRGKSAVRENEQESGVKAFLGRLLRFSR, encoded by the coding sequence ATGACTGACCAGGCGCAGCAATTGCGCAATCTTGTCAAGGTGAAGAGCGACACCGGCGTGAAAAATACGCGCATCATAACGGTGACAAGCGGCAAAGGCGGCGTGGGGAAGTCCAATTTTACGCTCAACTTCGCGCTTGCTTTGCAATCGCTCGGCTTTCGGACGCTCATTTTCGATGCCGATATCGGTTTTGCCAATATCGATGTGCTGATGGGAATTATGCCCAAATACAATTTGGCCCATTTGCTGAAAAAAGAAAAAACGATCTGGGAGATCATCTACAAAGGCGTAAATGACGTTCAATTCATTTCCGGAGGCTCCGGTTTCAACGACTTGTTTCGTTTATCGGAAGACGAACTGGAGAATTTTACGCGGCAATTAAACGAATTAAGCGGCTATATCGATTTTATCCTGTTTGATACCGGAGCGGGGCTTTCGCGGGAAACGCTGAAATTTATTCTGGCGGCCCAGGAAACGATTGTCGTGACGACGCCGGAACCAACGGCGATTACGGATGCCTACGCGATTATCAAAATGGTTCACGGCCTGAAATACCGGGTGCCGTTTCAGCTGATCGTGAACCGCGTGGCGGATGAAAAGGAAGGCAAGCGCACGGCGGAAAAAATCAGCATGGTAGCAAAGCAATTTTTGGATATCGATATACCGGCGCTTGGATACATTACCGACGATCATCATGTTTCCTCAGCGGTTAAAAAGCAGGTGCCGTTTTATGTCGCTTACCCCGGATGCGAAGCGTCCAGAAAAATGACGGAGCTGGCGTCCGTGTTCATCAGAGGGAAAAGCGCCGTGCGGGAGAATGAACAGGAAAGCGGCGTCAAGGCATTTTTGGGGCGATTATTGCGCTTTAGCAGATAG
- the flhF gene encoding flagellar biosynthesis protein FlhF, whose amino-acid sequence MRVKRYVVDSMPEALKKIRSDLGNDAIILNTKELRSGGFLGLFAKRRIEVIAAMDNTSPAQKPHTMHTGMQATAVLEPVTTLTANPAAEAKQTGGLPGYARETEPDRSVSSAKDEQMLLELRQMKELVNKLAAAGIYDSSGYPAALLKMEAHLKAHDFNPLLIQSIMQKVIGDAGAISPTMTEAEANKLFRNQLLALLRKNGKQPIADDTKVVRFVGQTGVGKTTTIAKLAAEQVLKQKRSVGLITSDTYRIAAVEQLRTYANILNIPLEVVMSPPEMQKAFQRLERCDIIFVDTAGRNYRNEMYVSELNSLLKTKEKTETYLVVSLTAKYKDIRKVVENFSRFDLNKLLFTKMDETESYGAIFNLVSEFPLQLSYITNGQNVPDDIFQVNEEQLVDMILGGDGK is encoded by the coding sequence GTGAGAGTGAAACGATATGTGGTTGATTCAATGCCCGAGGCACTAAAAAAAATTCGCAGCGACCTTGGCAATGACGCAATTATTCTGAATACGAAAGAATTGCGTTCCGGCGGATTTTTGGGGCTGTTTGCCAAACGCCGAATCGAAGTGATTGCGGCGATGGACAACACCTCTCCCGCGCAGAAACCTCACACTATGCATACGGGAATGCAAGCAACGGCGGTTTTGGAACCGGTCACAACGCTAACGGCCAATCCGGCGGCTGAAGCCAAACAAACGGGCGGCTTGCCCGGGTATGCGCGCGAAACGGAACCTGACCGCAGCGTATCTTCGGCCAAGGACGAGCAAATGCTGCTTGAGTTGCGGCAAATGAAAGAATTGGTCAACAAGCTTGCCGCAGCCGGCATTTATGACAGTTCCGGCTACCCCGCCGCGCTCCTGAAAATGGAAGCGCATCTGAAAGCGCACGATTTCAACCCGCTGTTAATCCAAAGCATTATGCAAAAAGTGATCGGGGACGCGGGAGCGATATCGCCAACTATGACCGAGGCTGAGGCGAACAAACTGTTTCGAAATCAATTGCTTGCACTCTTGCGCAAAAACGGCAAGCAGCCGATTGCCGACGATACGAAGGTGGTGCGGTTTGTCGGCCAGACGGGCGTAGGCAAAACGACCACGATTGCCAAGCTGGCTGCCGAACAAGTGTTGAAGCAGAAACGATCGGTAGGGCTTATCACTTCCGATACATACAGAATCGCGGCCGTGGAACAACTGCGAACGTACGCCAACATTTTAAACATTCCGTTGGAAGTGGTCATGTCTCCGCCGGAGATGCAAAAAGCGTTTCAACGTCTGGAACGTTGTGACATCATTTTTGTCGACACAGCGGGGCGTAATTACCGCAATGAAATGTATGTTTCGGAGTTGAACAGCCTGCTGAAAACAAAAGAAAAAACCGAAACATACCTGGTCGTCAGCCTGACCGCAAAATATAAGGATATTCGCAAAGTTGTGGAAAACTTCAGCCGTTTTGACCTGAACAAACTGTTGTTTACCAAGATGGACGAGACGGAGAGCTACGGCGCCATCTTCAATCTGGTCAGCGAATTCCCGCTGCAACTGTCGTATATCACAAACGGCCAAAATGTTCCCGACGATATTTTTCAAGTAAATGAGGAACAATTGGTGGATATGATTTTGGGGGGAGATGGCAAATGA